A region from the Hippopotamus amphibius kiboko isolate mHipAmp2 chromosome 15, mHipAmp2.hap2, whole genome shotgun sequence genome encodes:
- the LOC130836419 gene encoding anaphase-promoting complex subunit 5-like: MASVHESLYFNPMMTNGVVHANMFGIKDWVTPYKIAVLVLLNEMGRTGEGAVSLMERQRLNQLLLLLLRGPDITLPKLYKLIEDSCPQLANSVQIRIKLMAEGELKDMEQFFDDLSDSFSGTEPEVHKTSVVGLFLCHVILAYSKLSFSQVFKLYTALQQYFQNGEKKMVEDADMELASREEGERKMEKEELDVFIREEEVSCSGPLSQKQAEFFLSQQASLLKNDETKALTPASLQKESNNLLKFNPDFAEAHYLSYLNNLRVQDVFSSTHSLLHYFDHLILTGAESKSNGEEGYGRSLRYGALNLAALHCRFGHYQQAELALQEAIRIAQESNDHLCLQHCLSWLYVLGQKRSDSYVLLEHSMKKAVHFGLPGTRVRSLISPAGRS; the protein is encoded by the exons ATGGCCAGCGTCCACGAGAGCCTTTACTTCAACCCCATGATGACCAATGGGGTGGTGCACGCCAACATGTTCGGTATCAAGGACTGGGTGACGCCCTATAAAATCGCGGTGCTGGTGCTGCTGAACGAGATGGGCCGCACTGGCGAGGGCGCCGTTAGCCTCATGGAGCGGCAGAGGCTCAAccagctgctcctgctgctgttGCGGGGCCCAGATATTACACTGCCCAAACTTTACAAGTTAATTGAAGATTCTTGTCCTCAGCTGGCAAACTCAGTACAGATAAGAATCAAACTGATGGCTGAAGGTGAATTGAAGGATATGGAACAATTTTTTGATGacctttcagattctttttctggaactgaACCAGAGGTTCACAAAACGAGTGTAGTAGGTTTATTTCTGTGTCACGTGATCTTGGCCTACAGTAAGCTTTCGTTCAGTCAAGTGTTTAAATTGTACACTGCCCTTCAGCAGTActtccagaacggtgagaaaaagatggtggaggatGCTGATATGGAACTGGCCAGCAGAGAGGAGggtgaaaggaaaatggaaaaagaagagctTGATGTATTTATAAGAGAAGAGGAGGTATCTTGCAGTGGGCCTCTGTCCCAAAAACAagcagaattttttctttctcaacaggCTTCTTTGTTAAAGAATGATGAGACTAAAGCCCTCACTCCAGCTTCTTTGCAGAAAGAGTCAAACAACTTGTTGAAATTTAATCCTGATTTTGCTGAAGCGCACTACCTCAGCTACTTAAACAACCTCCGGGTCCAAGATGTTTTCAGTTCAACACACAGCCTCCTTCATTATTTTGACCACCTGATTCTTACTGGAGCCGAAAGCAAAAGTAACGGGGAAGAAGGCTATGGCCGGAGCTTGAGATACGGTGCTCTGAACCTGGCCGCCCTGCACTGCCGCTTTGGTCACTATCAACAGGCAGAGCTTGCCCTGCAAGAGGCTATTAGGATTGCCCAGGAGTCCAATGATCACTTGTGTCTGCAGCATTGCTTGAGCTGGCTTTATGTGCTGGGACAGAAGAGGTCTGATAGCTACGTTCTGCTGGAACATTCCATGAAGAAAGCTGTACATTTTGGGTtaccggggacacgggttcgatctctga TATCCCCTGCtggccgcagctag